One genomic region from Vibrio cyclitrophicus encodes:
- the mukF gene encoding chromosome partition protein MukF, whose amino-acid sequence MSEMTQTAEEQPIDELVGWVKQHDFSLNLPPERLAFLIAIAVLSNERFDEELGEGELHDAFTIVTRLFEDTGEASAFRANNAINELVKQKLISRFTSEITDGASIYRLSPLAIGISDYYLRHRQFSKLKLSIQLSMVADEMAKAIEAAQKGGTPGHWRKNVYGVLKYSVGEIFDQIDLNQRVMDEQQQTVKQQIADLLNKDWREAINNCESLLSETSATLKELQDTLQAAGDELQTQILDIQEIVYGDDELEFVGETLFGLQMKLDRITSWGQQAIDLWIGYDRHVHKFIRTAIDMDKNRAFSQRLRQSVTDYFDAPWLLTYADADKLTDLRDEALVLRDDEVMGQAPIDVEYEEFEQVNDLLSERIAEMLKAHKQQGAPIDLGLVLRDYLAAHPRTHHFDLARIVVDQAVRLGYSESDYQAIQPDWQAINDFGAKVQANVINKY is encoded by the coding sequence ATGAGTGAAATGACTCAAACTGCCGAAGAGCAGCCAATTGATGAGTTGGTGGGCTGGGTCAAGCAGCATGATTTTTCATTAAACTTGCCACCAGAGCGCTTAGCATTTTTGATTGCTATCGCAGTACTAAGCAATGAAAGGTTCGATGAAGAGTTGGGCGAGGGTGAATTGCACGATGCATTTACTATCGTCACTCGACTGTTTGAAGATACTGGCGAAGCGTCTGCGTTTCGTGCCAACAACGCCATCAATGAGTTGGTTAAACAGAAGTTGATTAGCCGGTTTACTAGTGAGATCACCGACGGTGCAAGTATTTATCGTCTTTCTCCACTTGCGATCGGAATTTCAGATTATTACTTACGTCACCGTCAATTCTCTAAGTTAAAACTGTCGATTCAACTTTCGATGGTTGCAGATGAGATGGCAAAAGCCATTGAAGCCGCTCAGAAAGGTGGAACTCCGGGACATTGGAGAAAGAACGTTTACGGCGTGCTCAAATATTCTGTTGGCGAAATTTTTGATCAGATCGATCTTAACCAACGTGTTATGGATGAGCAGCAACAAACCGTCAAACAGCAAATTGCGGATCTTTTAAATAAAGATTGGCGAGAAGCAATTAATAACTGTGAGTCTTTGCTATCGGAAACCTCAGCCACGCTAAAAGAGTTGCAAGACACCTTGCAAGCGGCGGGTGATGAACTGCAAACACAGATCCTCGATATTCAAGAAATTGTTTACGGTGATGATGAACTCGAGTTCGTTGGCGAAACTCTGTTTGGCTTGCAGATGAAGCTCGACCGAATCACAAGTTGGGGCCAACAAGCGATCGACTTATGGATCGGCTACGACCGCCACGTTCACAAGTTTATCCGTACCGCGATTGATATGGATAAAAACCGTGCCTTTAGCCAACGCTTGCGCCAGTCGGTTACCGACTACTTTGATGCGCCATGGTTATTGACCTACGCCGATGCTGATAAACTGACTGATCTTCGTGATGAAGCGCTTGTGCTTCGTGATGACGAAGTGATGGGACAAGCGCCGATCGACGTAGAGTACGAAGAATTTGAGCAAGTGAATGATCTGCTTTCAGAACGAATTGCAGAGATGTTAAAAGCTCACAAACAGCAAGGCGCGCCAATTGACCTTGGCCTTGTGTTACGCGATTACCTCGCAGCACACCCTCGCACACACCATTTTGATTTAGCCAGAATTGTTGTCGACCAAGCCGTGCGCTTAGGTTACTCAGAGTCTGACTATCAGGCTATTCAGCCAGATTGGCAGGCAATCAACGATTTCGGTGCAAAGGTACAAGCAAATGTCATTAACAAGTACTGA
- the mukE gene encoding chromosome partition protein MukE yields the protein MSLTSTDDYMPEKLVKAIANPLFPALDSMLRSGKHVSTEDLDNHALLSDFEVELQHFYQRYNTELVKAPEGFFYLRPRSTSLIGRSVLSELDMLVGKVLCFLYLSPERLAHEGIFTNQELFDELMSLADEKKLMKLATNRASGSDLDKEKLFEKVRTSLRRLRRIGMLIAIGETGKFRISEAVFRFGADVRVGDDMKEAQLRLIRDGEAVVHTQEPNQGSLLNEEQAETVSEVDSDVDENGQQDIFNDQAGFDLESNDGEQTKVEGEA from the coding sequence ATGTCATTAACAAGTACTGATGATTACATGCCAGAGAAACTGGTAAAAGCGATAGCGAACCCACTGTTTCCTGCGCTAGACAGCATGCTGCGTTCAGGTAAGCATGTTTCAACAGAAGACCTAGATAACCACGCGTTGCTGTCTGATTTTGAAGTTGAGCTTCAGCATTTCTACCAACGCTACAATACGGAATTGGTGAAAGCGCCAGAAGGTTTCTTCTACCTGCGTCCGCGCTCTACGTCTCTGATTGGTCGTAGTGTATTGTCTGAACTAGACATGTTGGTTGGTAAAGTGTTGTGTTTCTTATACCTAAGCCCTGAACGTCTTGCTCATGAAGGTATCTTCACCAATCAAGAACTGTTTGATGAATTGATGTCGTTAGCAGATGAGAAAAAACTCATGAAGCTCGCAACAAACCGCGCGTCTGGTTCTGACCTAGACAAAGAAAAGCTGTTTGAAAAAGTGCGCACTTCTTTACGTCGTTTGCGCCGTATCGGGATGCTGATTGCGATAGGCGAGACGGGCAAGTTTCGTATTAGCGAAGCGGTGTTCCGCTTTGGTGCTGATGTTCGTGTTGGCGACGACATGAAAGAAGCGCAATTACGTCTTATCCGTGATGGTGAAGCTGTAGTTCATACCCAAGAGCCAAACCAAGGCAGCTTGCTAAATGAAGAACAAGCGGAAACTGTATCAGAAGTAGATTCAGACGTAGACGAAAACGGTCAACAAGACATTTTTAACGATCAAGCCGGCTTTGACCTTGAGTCAAATGATGGCGAACAAACAAAAGTAGAAGGTGAAGCATGA
- a CDS encoding TVP38/TMEM64 family protein, with protein MSKKMILGIVLVITIVLLGVNFGQYLTLENAKAQQAVLNEYIDSNFIAAAAIYFAAYVMITAFSIPGAAVVTLLGAALFGFWNSLLLVSFASAIGATIAFLSSRYLLRDWIQTKFGDKLATMNKGVEKDGAFYLFSLRLIPVFPFFLINLLMGLTPMSVSRYYITSQIGMLPGTAVFLNAGTQLAEIDSLSGIVSPSVLLSFALLGIFPIIAKWLMGKFRSTPVAE; from the coding sequence ATGAGTAAGAAAATGATATTGGGTATTGTGTTGGTCATAACGATTGTCTTACTAGGCGTCAACTTTGGCCAATACCTCACACTTGAGAATGCCAAGGCTCAGCAAGCCGTTTTGAATGAATACATTGACAGTAATTTTATCGCCGCGGCTGCTATTTATTTCGCAGCTTACGTCATGATTACCGCTTTCTCGATTCCAGGAGCTGCTGTTGTGACCCTATTGGGTGCTGCGCTCTTTGGTTTTTGGAATAGTTTGTTATTGGTGTCATTCGCCAGTGCAATCGGTGCAACTATCGCCTTTTTGAGTAGCCGCTATTTGTTACGTGACTGGATTCAAACCAAATTCGGCGACAAATTGGCGACCATGAATAAAGGTGTCGAAAAAGACGGGGCATTTTACTTATTTTCTCTACGCCTGATCCCTGTATTCCCATTTTTCCTTATCAACCTGTTGATGGGTCTAACGCCGATGTCGGTAAGTCGTTACTACATTACGAGTCAAATTGGGATGTTGCCAGGTACAGCTGTTTTCTTAAATGCTGGTACTCAACTCGCAGAAATAGATTCACTTTCGGGTATCGTGTCTCCTTCAGTGCTGCTGTCATTTGCATTACTAGGTATATTCCCAATTATTGCTAAATGGTTGATGGGTAAGTTTCGCTCAACACCTGTAGCTGAATAA
- the elyC gene encoding envelope biogenesis factor ElyC, whose protein sequence is MFELKKVVSSLLMPLPAMLILAFLGLALVMFTTKRKTGCLITLSALCGIFLIAFQPVSSQLLMPMERQHTAFLPVDDTIDYVMVLGSGHVVDDQIPPTSELSRTGLMRLSEGIRILRLYPGAKLILSGYGAGTEVSNARMMAKVALALGVSKPDIILLETAKDTWEEARQAAAFVKNKKMVLVTSASHMTRALNEFHAAGMKPLAAPTNYLAQEGIVEPWDKYMPKALYLEQTERYWHETMGLVWQSLRDWLDTSNDNVEEPIVVPEPSILEEDNGVVSAA, encoded by the coding sequence ATGTTTGAGCTGAAAAAAGTAGTGTCTTCATTATTGATGCCACTGCCAGCAATGTTAATTCTCGCTTTTCTGGGTTTAGCCCTAGTGATGTTTACTACCAAAAGGAAGACTGGTTGCCTAATTACCCTTTCAGCCCTCTGTGGTATTTTCCTCATCGCTTTCCAGCCAGTTTCTAGTCAACTTTTAATGCCAATGGAAAGGCAACACACCGCTTTTTTACCCGTCGATGACACCATCGATTACGTTATGGTTCTCGGCAGTGGTCACGTCGTAGACGACCAAATCCCACCTACATCTGAGCTTAGTCGCACAGGATTAATGCGTTTAAGTGAAGGCATTCGTATTTTACGCCTTTATCCTGGTGCCAAACTCATTTTGTCTGGCTATGGTGCGGGGACTGAAGTGAGTAATGCAAGAATGATGGCTAAAGTGGCTTTAGCGCTTGGGGTTTCAAAACCTGACATCATTTTGCTTGAAACAGCAAAAGACACGTGGGAAGAAGCCCGCCAAGCCGCCGCGTTTGTTAAAAATAAAAAGATGGTATTAGTTACATCGGCTAGCCATATGACTCGCGCCTTGAATGAATTCCATGCTGCGGGTATGAAACCATTAGCGGCACCAACCAACTACCTTGCACAAGAAGGCATTGTAGAGCCTTGGGATAAGTACATGCCTAAAGCGCTATACCTTGAGCAGACCGAACGTTATTGGCACGAAACCATGGGGTTAGTTTGGCAAAGCCTGCGCGATTGGCTAGACACGAGTAATGATAATGTTGAAGAGCCTATCGTTGTCCCTGAGCCTTCTATTTTAGAAGAAGATAATGGCGTCGTTTCTGCGGCCTAG
- the torR gene encoding two-component system response regulator TorR, which produces MSYHVLVVEDDVVTRSKLVGYFQNEGYTVSEAESGAQMRNVLEENNVDLIMLDINLPGEDGLMLTRELRSQSDIGIILVTGRTDSIDKIVGLEMGADDYVTKPFELRELLVRVKNLLWRIAAARRTATGVVEQAEDESVVRFGEWTFDIPRRALSKNGEPVKLTKAEYELLVALSSYPNQVLSRERILNMISHRVDAPNDRTIDVLIRRMRAKMEFDPKNPQIFVTVHGEGYMFAGD; this is translated from the coding sequence ATGAGCTATCACGTATTGGTCGTAGAAGATGATGTGGTAACCCGCAGTAAACTGGTTGGATATTTCCAGAACGAAGGTTACACAGTGAGTGAAGCTGAGAGCGGCGCTCAGATGAGAAACGTGTTGGAAGAAAACAACGTTGATCTCATTATGCTGGACATCAACTTACCAGGCGAAGATGGATTGATGCTAACTCGCGAATTACGCAGTCAATCAGACATTGGAATTATTTTAGTTACTGGACGCACGGATAGCATCGACAAAATCGTAGGCCTTGAAATGGGCGCAGACGATTATGTTACTAAACCCTTCGAACTTCGCGAATTATTGGTTCGAGTTAAAAACTTACTTTGGCGTATTGCTGCTGCTCGTAGAACAGCGACGGGAGTGGTGGAACAAGCAGAAGATGAGTCTGTTGTTCGTTTTGGTGAGTGGACGTTTGATATTCCTCGCCGAGCGCTAAGCAAAAATGGTGAGCCGGTTAAACTGACTAAGGCTGAGTATGAGTTGCTAGTCGCACTCTCTTCTTACCCTAACCAAGTATTAAGTCGCGAACGTATTTTGAACATGATTAGCCACCGAGTGGATGCGCCTAATGATCGCACTATCGATGTGTTAATTCGTCGTATGCGCGCAAAAATGGAGTTTGATCCCAAGAACCCACAGATTTTTGTGACGGTTCACGGTGAAGGTTACATGTTCGCTGGTGACTAA
- a CDS encoding TfoX/Sxy family DNA transformation protein, with product MDKPILKDSMKLFESLGKIKSRSMFGGFGLFADDTMFALVVNDQLHIRADKCTTKQFEQQGFQPYVYKKRGFPVVTKYFALPEGLWQDQEKILQLATTSLGFAKDEKAEQSSAEPTRLKDLPNLRLATERMLKKAGIDSVERLYESGSVNAFNAIKESHASSVSIELLWALEGAINGTHWSVIPQQRREELISRVN from the coding sequence ATGGATAAACCGATACTAAAGGACTCAATGAAGTTATTTGAGTCCCTAGGAAAAATAAAATCACGTTCAATGTTTGGTGGCTTCGGTCTTTTTGCCGATGACACGATGTTTGCTCTGGTTGTAAATGACCAGTTGCATATACGAGCGGACAAATGCACAACAAAGCAATTTGAACAACAAGGGTTTCAACCTTACGTTTACAAAAAACGTGGCTTCCCTGTTGTTACTAAATATTTCGCTTTGCCTGAAGGCCTGTGGCAGGATCAAGAAAAAATCTTGCAGCTTGCGACTACGTCTTTGGGTTTTGCTAAAGATGAAAAAGCTGAACAGTCTTCTGCTGAACCAACTCGATTAAAAGACCTTCCTAACCTTCGACTTGCTACCGAGCGCATGTTGAAAAAGGCTGGGATAGATTCCGTAGAACGTTTATATGAATCTGGCTCTGTAAACGCGTTTAACGCCATCAAGGAATCTCACGCGTCCTCTGTCAGTATCGAGTTACTTTGGGCGCTAGAAGGTGCGATTAATGGTACACATTGGTCTGTTATACCGCAGCAGCGTCGCGAAGAGCTTATCAGTCGCGTAAATTAA
- the cmoM gene encoding tRNA uridine 5-oxyacetic acid(34) methyltransferase CmoM, translating into MTEDRNFDDIAHKFAKNIYGSDKGEIRQIIVWEDLEQALSKFDGSISPLHILDAGGGLAQMSQKIASLGHNVSLCDLSSEMLKLAEESISEAGLLERYRFIHSPIQNVAEHLDGKVDVVMFHAVMEWLANPREALDLLLEQVKPGGVASIMFYNHHGLVLKNVICGNIPHVLNGMPHRKRFKLQPQKGLKPEEVYQWIEDAGLDICGKSGIRSFSDYIGNMEYMGDYQFEDVLELEKQLCRQEPYLSLGRYIHVWAQKPAQ; encoded by the coding sequence GTGACTGAAGACCGTAATTTCGACGATATTGCCCACAAATTTGCAAAAAATATTTACGGCTCTGACAAAGGAGAGATCCGTCAGATCATCGTATGGGAAGATTTAGAACAAGCTTTGAGCAAATTTGATGGTTCCATATCTCCGTTGCATATACTCGATGCTGGCGGTGGGCTTGCACAAATGTCGCAAAAAATTGCGTCGCTTGGGCATAATGTTTCTCTGTGTGACCTCTCTTCTGAAATGCTGAAACTAGCAGAAGAAAGTATCAGCGAAGCAGGTTTGCTAGAGCGGTATCGTTTTATCCACTCTCCCATTCAGAATGTGGCAGAACATCTCGATGGGAAAGTCGATGTTGTGATGTTTCATGCTGTGATGGAGTGGTTAGCGAATCCGAGAGAGGCGCTTGATTTATTACTTGAACAAGTAAAGCCGGGTGGTGTTGCTTCGATAATGTTTTACAACCACCACGGATTAGTCCTGAAAAATGTGATTTGTGGCAACATTCCTCATGTATTGAATGGGATGCCACATCGAAAACGGTTTAAGCTGCAACCACAGAAAGGCTTAAAGCCTGAAGAGGTTTATCAATGGATAGAAGACGCTGGTCTAGACATCTGTGGTAAATCAGGCATTCGTTCTTTCAGTGACTACATAGGTAATATGGAATACATGGGCGATTACCAATTTGAAGATGTATTGGAACTAGAAAAACAGCTATGTCGCCAAGAGCCATATCTGTCGCTAGGCCGTTATATTCACGTTTGGGCTCAAAAACCTGCGCAATAA
- the purR gene encoding HTH-type transcriptional repressor PurR: MATIKDVARLAGVSTTTVSHVINKTRFVAEATQEKVNKAVDELNYAPSAVARSLKCNTTRTIGMLVTQSTNLFFSEVIDGVESYCYRQGYTLILCNTGGIYEKQRDYIRMLAEKRVDGILVMCSDLTEELREMLDRHADIPKVVMDWGPESSQADKIIDNSEEGGYLATKYLIERGHSKIACLSGHLDKAACVERIAGYKRAFDEANIATDERLIIEGNFECDTAVIAADKIVEMKDRPTAVFCFNDTMALGLMSRLQEKGIRIPEDISVIGYDNIELAEYFSPPLTTVHQPKRRVGKNAFEILLERIKDKDHEKRVFEMHPEIVERSTVKTLN, from the coding sequence ATGGCCACTATAAAAGATGTCGCTCGCTTAGCAGGCGTATCAACAACAACCGTTTCTCACGTAATCAACAAAACACGTTTTGTCGCAGAAGCGACTCAAGAAAAAGTAAACAAAGCCGTAGACGAACTAAACTATGCACCGAGTGCTGTTGCTCGTAGTTTGAAATGTAATACAACACGCACTATCGGCATGCTAGTAACTCAGTCAACCAACCTATTCTTCTCTGAGGTTATCGATGGCGTAGAGAGCTACTGCTACCGTCAAGGCTACACTTTGATTTTGTGTAACACAGGCGGTATTTATGAGAAGCAACGTGATTACATTCGAATGCTTGCAGAGAAGCGTGTAGATGGCATCTTGGTTATGTGTTCAGACCTAACTGAAGAACTAAGAGAAATGTTAGACCGTCACGCTGACATTCCTAAAGTAGTGATGGACTGGGGTCCTGAGAGCTCTCAAGCCGACAAGATCATTGATAACTCTGAAGAAGGTGGCTACCTAGCGACCAAGTACCTTATTGAACGCGGTCACTCTAAGATTGCTTGTTTAAGTGGCCACTTAGATAAAGCAGCCTGTGTTGAACGTATCGCAGGATACAAACGTGCATTTGACGAAGCTAATATTGCCACTGACGAACGCTTGATCATTGAAGGTAACTTTGAATGTGATACTGCTGTTATAGCAGCAGATAAGATTGTTGAGATGAAAGATCGCCCAACGGCAGTGTTCTGTTTCAACGACACCATGGCACTAGGTTTGATGAGTCGATTACAAGAAAAAGGAATTCGCATTCCTGAAGATATATCAGTTATTGGTTACGATAACATCGAACTCGCTGAATATTTCTCCCCACCATTGACCACGGTTCACCAACCGAAGCGTCGTGTTGGTAAAAATGCATTCGAAATTTTGTTAGAACGCATCAAAGATAAAGATCATGAAAAACGCGTTTTCGAAATGCACCCTGAAATTGTTGAGCGAAGTACAGTTAAAACGTTAAATTAA
- the torD gene encoding molecular chaperone TorD: MKDTKAFNEQRAEIYWWLSSLFAKELTQEELDHYHSVEIRSFLSGLGSNEALKPSIDKLVDALNRLQTREDAQLELSADFCDLFLKTDKHGALPYASMYIGETGLLNDKPAKDMEDIMAKHNLIVNQDLKEPADHIAIELDFLGNLIIRSNETELEEELEKSFVIQQQFIDQQLLTWLPKFNVKCHDVDQFGFYASVSSLLLAFCNLDTQYLAGE; this comes from the coding sequence ATGAAAGATACGAAAGCATTCAACGAGCAAAGAGCAGAAATTTACTGGTGGTTATCAAGCTTATTCGCCAAAGAGCTCACTCAAGAAGAACTCGATCACTACCACTCTGTTGAAATTCGTTCTTTCCTTTCTGGTTTAGGTTCGAATGAAGCTCTAAAGCCTTCGATTGATAAGCTTGTAGACGCATTGAACCGTCTACAAACACGTGAAGATGCCCAACTGGAACTGTCTGCTGACTTCTGCGACCTTTTCTTGAAGACAGACAAACATGGTGCTTTACCTTACGCTTCAATGTACATCGGCGAAACAGGTCTATTAAACGATAAGCCAGCTAAAGACATGGAAGACATCATGGCTAAGCACAACTTAATCGTGAACCAAGACTTAAAAGAACCTGCAGATCACATTGCTATCGAACTCGACTTCCTTGGCAATCTAATCATCCGTTCAAATGAAACTGAGCTTGAAGAAGAATTAGAGAAATCGTTCGTCATTCAACAGCAGTTTATCGATCAGCAACTACTTACTTGGTTGCCAAAGTTTAATGTGAAATGTCATGACGTTGACCAGTTTGGTTTCTACGCTTCGGTCTCGTCTTTGCTACTCGCATTTTGCAATTTAGACACTCAATATTTAGCTGGTGAATAA